One segment of Xanthomonas oryzae pv. oryzae DNA contains the following:
- the kynU gene encoding kynureninase, whose translation MTDLLSRAHADALDAADPLRSLRDAFVFPQHGDRDQTYLVGNSLGLQPRAARAMVDEVLDQWGTLGVEGHFTGPTQWLTYHQLVRDALARVVGAQPGEVVAMNTLSVNLHLMMASFYRPTHERGAILIEAGAFPSDRHAVESQLRLRGLDPATHLIEVEADEPNGTLSMAAIADAIAQHGPRLALVLWPGIQYRTGQAFDLAEIVRLARAQGAAVGCDLAHAVGNIPLTLHDDGVDFAVWCNYKYLNAGPGAVGGCFVHERHANSDLPRIAGWWGHEQQTRFRMDPQFVPSPGAEGWQLSNPPVLALAPLRASLTLFDQAGMAALRAKSERLTGHLEQLIRARVPQVLQIVTPAEPMRRGCQLSLRVAGGRAQGRSLFEHLHAAGVLGDWREPDVIRIAPVPLYNRFSDLHTFVGQVEAWAAA comes from the coding sequence ATGACCGACCTGCTGTCCCGCGCCCATGCCGATGCCCTGGATGCCGCCGACCCGCTGCGCAGCCTGCGCGATGCCTTCGTGTTCCCGCAGCACGGCGATCGGGATCAGACGTATCTCGTCGGCAACTCCCTTGGCCTGCAGCCGCGCGCGGCGCGCGCAATGGTGGACGAAGTGCTCGATCAGTGGGGCACGTTGGGGGTGGAAGGTCACTTCACCGGCCCCACCCAATGGCTGACCTATCACCAGCTGGTACGCGATGCGCTGGCCCGCGTGGTCGGCGCGCAACCCGGCGAGGTGGTGGCGATGAACACCCTCAGCGTCAATCTGCACCTGATGATGGCTAGCTTTTATCGTCCCACGCACGAACGCGGCGCGATCCTGATCGAAGCCGGCGCGTTTCCGTCCGACCGTCACGCGGTGGAATCGCAGCTGCGCCTGCGCGGGCTGGACCCGGCCACGCATCTGATCGAAGTGGAGGCCGACGAACCCAACGGCACGTTATCGATGGCCGCCATTGCCGATGCCATCGCGCAGCATGGTCCGCGCCTGGCGTTGGTGCTGTGGCCGGGCATCCAGTACCGCACCGGGCAGGCCTTCGACCTGGCCGAGATCGTGCGACTGGCGCGGGCGCAAGGCGCGGCGGTGGGCTGCGATCTGGCGCATGCGGTGGGCAACATCCCTCTGACCCTGCACGACGATGGCGTGGATTTCGCAGTGTGGTGCAACTACAAATATCTCAACGCCGGCCCCGGCGCGGTGGGCGGTTGCTTCGTGCACGAACGTCATGCCAACAGCGATCTGCCGCGTATCGCCGGCTGGTGGGGACATGAGCAGCAGACCCGCTTCCGCATGGACCCGCAGTTCGTGCCCTCGCCCGGTGCCGAAGGCTGGCAGCTGAGCAATCCCCCGGTGCTGGCGCTGGCGCCGCTGCGCGCATCGCTGACGTTGTTCGACCAGGCCGGCATGGCCGCGCTACGCGCCAAATCCGAACGACTCACCGGGCATCTGGAGCAGTTGATCCGCGCGCGCGTGCCGCAGGTGCTGCAGATCGTCACCCCGGCCGAACCGATGCGCCGCGGCTGCCAGCTGTCGTTGCGGGTGGCCGGCGGACGCGCGCAGGGGCGCTCGCTGTTCGAGCATCTGCATGCAGCCGGCGTGCTCGGCGACTGGCGCGAACCGGACGTGATCCGCATTGCGCCGGTGCCGCTGTACAACCGCTTCAGCGATCT